From the genome of Erinaceus europaeus chromosome 1, mEriEur2.1, whole genome shotgun sequence:
CCTCTGAACCACGTTTCGGGCGCTCGCCGAGGCTGTTTAAGATAAGCCTctctaggaaggaaaaaaatgcgTAAACCAAGTAACTTACCGGTGGCTTTTTGGGTGTGATGCTCGGAACCTGGAGCGCGCCCGGAATTCAGTCGTGCATCCTGGACACCAGCTCGGGAGACAAGTTGTCTCCAGCGAGGCACAAGAAGCGCCTCACCGTCCAACAAGCTTTTGGCCACCTGGGTATCCCTGGTACCTTGGGAAGACTTGGGGAGCCCTTCCCGCCTTTCCCtagccgcccccgccgccccgggAAGGCGAGCAGAGTCCCTTTTCTTCCCACCATCCTTCTAACCgcctttccccctttccctcccgcAGATCCCGCACCTCCATCCACCCCAGGCACCCCAGTTTAGCGACTGACAACTAACCTGGTCCAAAGAAAACAAGGAGAACCTGGAATCCGTCGTCAGCCATTAGTGACGACGGATGGGGATGGGTCCCCTTTTGGGTGGAGGGGACTCCGGGGATGGGTCGCGGCGGGTGGGCTTCTTGGGCTTGCAGCCgcgctgcttcttcttctcctctctcttaggCTCTGCGGACTCTTCGGGGTCCCGCGGATCCTTGTCTTCTGGCTTGGGCTCCTCCCCCtcagtggggctctggggctcccgAGTGTTAGGCTGCGCGCGATTCGGGGAGGCGTCGGGGCTTCTCAGTCTCAGAGCGTTGAGACGCTCAGTGAGAGACTGGCCAAAGGAGGGGCCCTTGGGGATTATGGGCAGAGGGGGACCGCGCTCGTCCTCGGGCTCGGTCTCGGGCTCAGTGGTGGGGGCGGTCTCGGTCTCGGTCTGGGATTCTATGTCAGATTCGGTCTCGCTCTCTGTCTCGGACTCGTAGTCAGACTCTTCCTGGAAGCACTCGGGGAGGGCGGGCTCGGGCTCGGGCTCGGGCTCGGCCTCCTCGTGCTCGTGCTCGAGCTCGCTGTCAGATTCGGGGGGCTGGGGGACTACCTGGGCGCTGGAGCGGTGGTGGGCGTTAAGGAAGCTCCGGCGCTGCTGAGCCGCGCGCTGCTGGGCGCGGGCGGTGGAGGTGGCAAGGGCGCGGAGGAGCGCGATGGAGCAGGAGAGCCAGAGGAGCGCGGTGGCAGCCCGGCGGCCAATAGGTGGGCACAGATCGTTGTAGTTGTGGCGAGCTCGGCGCCACTGCTGAGCTCGAGACCTACGATCCATCCTCTGGGGCACTCACCGGAAA
Proteins encoded in this window:
- the LOC103115370 gene encoding neuroendocrine secretory protein 55-like produces the protein MDRRSRAQQWRRARHNYNDLCPPIGRRAATALLWLSCSIALLRALATSTARAQQRAAQQRRSFLNAHHRSSAQVVPQPPESDSELEHEHEEAEPEPEPEPALPECFQEESDYESETESETESDIESQTETETAPTTEPETEPEDERGPPLPIIPKGPSFGQSLTERLNALRLRSPDASPNRAQPNTREPQSPTEGEEPKPEDKDPRDPEESAEPKREEKKKQRGCKPKKPTRRDPSPESPPPKRGPIPIRRH